The genomic window GGAGTTCTGGGGCAATTGGGCCTCGAGCTGGGAAATCTTTTTCAACCTTGGGGTTGGAAACTTGGTCGTGAGGCCTCACCTCACGAAGCCCAAATAAGGGCCAGGGTGAAAATCAAAAAAACAAAAGGCGTCATCCTGTCACGGGATGACGCCTTTTTATATTAGCCTTTTGCTGCTGCTGGGCCTGGATGGCCTGCTGGACTTTTTCCCAATACCACTCTGTCTTGGGATTTTTCCAGCCGTCGGGGCCACCGTTCCAGATCCGAGCCAGGTCCTGCATGGTGGGCTCATGCCCCAGACGCTCCTTGCGACCATAATTGCAGAGGTACTGTTGGCAGGCATTCACAGACAGCTCTCGGTCGTTGAGGCATTCCTCAGCCTTGTGATGCTGGCGCCACGACCGATTGACGTCGTTCATGCACGGCTGCCGGATTTGCAGACAGCCGTAGGCCTTGTTCTTCATACCCCTGTCCCCAACTTTCGAGTCGTCACCTCCAGACTCCACCTCGATCAGAGCCGGGATGAGAGTCCACAACGAAACTTCCGACCCCGACTCTTTTTGGAAAAGGCCTGGCGCGAAGTGTTTGAAGATGACGATGCCAAGAGCAGCGCAGAGGGAAAGGATAAAGACCAACTTCACTTTCCTGTACAGTTTTTTCATTTAAAACCTTTCTTTTGGTTTTTCGATTTTCTGTTTCGATTTATATCACGTTTTCTGTGTATGGTCAAATCAACCTCTGCATTTCAAGATGATACCCAAAGCTATCGCTGTCCCTAACGGAAAAAGAGCCTCCGGCACGCTGACGTAGATAGCCGTGACCACGACAGCCCCCGCGAGAATAATAAAAAGCCCGCTAGCGGCATAAATCTGGAGCGAACGAATCCAGAGACCAACAGCGCCACAAAGCTCAGCCACCCCAATAAAATACATAAACCAGATTGGCAAATGAGCGACCGTAAAAGCGGCTTCCGCGCTAGCATTACCTGTCAGCTTGGCGTATGCGCTCACTAGAAAAATAGCACTCACAAGCACAAGTAAAATATAGTAAATTACTTTTTGTTTTTTGGTTTGGTTTGTCATGTAAAAATTATAGCAAAGATAGAACCTTGGACAAGGGTGACCCTACGCGGAATCGAACCGCGCTTTGAGCCTTGAGAAGGCTCCGTCCTAGCCGATAGACGATAGGGCCGAAAATTACCAAAAAGACTGCGTAAGCAGTTTTACATATTTCTCAACAAAAATAAAGCTTACTACCAGTCGCTGCATCCAGACCGCTAGCTGGGCTTTCGAACGGGTTAGCGAGTCCTCGAGCGCTTTAGTGAGAAAGCCCAGCTAGCGGTCTGGCGGCAACTGGTAGTAATTTATGAGAAACTTCGTCATATCCAAAAATGGATCCGTCAAAGTCTCGGAAGAATACTGCACCCCTTTTGGATACACCGTATAGAGGAAAATAATAAACTTTGGATCATACGCCGGTAAATAGCCAAAAAATGAGTGGAGGTAGCGATCTGGATAATACCCACCTCCAGGGGCTGGTACTTGGGCGGTACCGGTCTTGGCCGCTACACTATAATGTGGATTTTTACCTTGGCCATTTTTTAAAATCGTATCTACGTCGGTGACGAGCATGCGTGTCACGTCCTCAGCGGTCTGGGGCTTGATCACTTGAGGCCCACTCGCCGGGTTGATATTTTTTGAATATCCGAGTTTATAATTTATTTTATCTACAATATGCGGCGTGACCAGATAGCCGCCGTTGGCCAAGGCTGAAAGTGCCCGCACAGTAGTGATCGGCGTCATGGCAATACCTTGTCCGAAAGAAGCCGTAACGTGCTCGATATCGCGCGGACTATCAAGGCTGGTCTTGACCAAGTTGGCCGCTTCGTTTGGCAAATCAATCCCCGTCTTTTGGCCAAGCCCAAATTTATAAAAATAATCCGACAACGTCTTGTTGCCTATTTTTTTGGCCACGAAAGCAAAACCGACGTTTAGAGATTGCCCCATAGCTTGCTGCAAAGTAGTGATCCCTCGGGCTTTTTTATCAAAGTTTGAGATGACTTTGTTGTTGACCGTAATAGAGCCAGTGTCGTTGTAGGTAGTGCTGGCAGAAACTGCCCCCACATCAATACCGGCCGCCATGGTCAACGGCTTGATGATCGAGCCCATCTCATGCACATTTTCAACAAGGTCATTACTAAAAATAGCTGGATCTGCTTGCCCAGAAAGATCATTGGGGTCATATGTAGGATACAGACCCATGGCATATATTTCTCCCGTCTTTGGATTCATAATAATGCCACCCGTACTTTGCGAGCTGTATTGTTTATTTACTTTTACTAGCAAGCTCTCGAGGTAAGCCTCTGTGGTCGGCTCGATGGTCGTGACAATATCTCCCTCAAGGGATTGATTAGGAGAGACAGCTTTGTGAATGTCTGAAAAAATTTCCGCAAAAAAGTTGACGTACAGATTGTCATCATTGCGACTGAGAGTGCTGTCATAATATCTCTCAAGACCGTAGCGTCCAGACATACTTGTGCTTGTGCCTTGAAAGCCGACCAGTCCGAGAGTCTGAGCCGCCAGAGAGTTGCCTGGATAATACCGCCACTTGTCTTGATAGAGATTGACCCCGGGAATTTTCAAATCCTGAATAGCTTGCCCATGGTCGGTATCTATGTGCTTGGCTACTTCTTCATAAGTATCGTTGGTTTTAGCCGCGTGATTTAAAAAGTTGGCCTCATCCAAGGATGTGCTGGTGCCGAACGTTTTTGAAAGGGTTTGAAAAAGGCCCACCGTACCGACAGAGCTAGTTGCCCCATACATAGCACTAGTGGAAAGCTGCTTTGGGTTGATAGCCAAAATAAAACCAGCCTTGAGAGTGGCTGCCGAGATCTGGTGCCCATCCTTGTCCGTAAAAAAGATTGAGCCGCGATCAAAAACCCCCTGAGATGGTCTGACGTACTGCCTATTGGCTCGATCTGCATACGCCGAGCCGTTGACTATCTGCAAATCATAGAGCTTGGCCACCAAAACAAATGCCGCTAGCAGAATAAAAACAGAAATAATTCTGATGCGGAAAGCGGCATTTTTCATTACTTAATATTTTAACACAGAAAAAATATTTTAATCTATTTTATTCTACTGATTTACTTGAAGCTTTGCCCAAGGTAGTCCGGTTGATGAAGGTTGGATTGGTCACATCCTTGAAACCATGCGCGTAAGCTACATCCAGAGTGATGGCATTTTTGGCCGAGATATATTGGTATTCAAGATCGCTAGTAGCGGAGCCGAGATCAGCTACTTTATTTTCTGCCTGCTGGCGAGCCACAACATTAAAGACTGTCTGACGGACCAAAATACCATACATGGCCACTAGCACTATGAATAGCGCAAAAAGAGACCAGACAACACTGGCCATGTTGAGGCGGAGACTGGCGACTTGTAATGTGGCTGTTTGGTTCATATATTTTGGTTAATGATTAAATTTGTTTTTACTCTTTTTTTTCAAAAATGCGGAGTTTGGCACTCCGAGCTCGAGGATTTGAGAGGATTTCTGCTCGGGACGGCACAATTGGCTTTTTGTTTACCAAAATCCCCTTTTCCTCAGCCTTCCATTTTCGAAAGGCTTGCTTGACGATACGATCCTCAAGGCTGTGAAATGAAATAATAGCGAGGCGGCCATCGGGAGCGAGGCGACTGATGATTGCTTCAAGAGCTTGGGTCAAAGCTCTGAGCTCATCATTGACGGCGATACGGAGAGCCTGAAATGTCTTGGTGGCGGGATGGCCTTTCCCTTTGGCATACCAAGTCGGCACTGATTGCTTGATGATCTCAACAAGCTCGTCTGTCGTTTCGATAGACTTTAGCTGCCGTGCCTCAACGATTTTCCTGGCTATCCTTCGGGCAAATCTTTCTTCTCCGTAAGCGTAGATGACGTCAGCGATGTTTTCTTCATCCCAATCGTTGACAATATCCCTCGCGTTAAAATGCGCTAATGTGCCTTTGTCAAAAGTCATATCGAGCGGTTCGTTGTAGCGAAAGCTAAATCCCCTGCCCGATTGATCGAGCTGGAAAGAGCTCAGCCCAAGATCCATCAAGATCTTGTTGACATGCTTGATTTCCAGTTGATCGAGCACTTCCGCCAAGTGGCGAAAGTTTGATTGCTTGAGAAAAATTTTGAGATCGGATTTTTTTCCGTTGAATTTCTTTTCAAACTTTCTCAATTTTTCTTCGCTTCTCTCGATAGCTAGCGGATCGGCATCCAATCCGACAAGGACTAGACTTGATTGCTCCCTCTTGGCTGCATCGGCTAGGAGGGCTTCACTGTGCCCCGCTCCTCCAAGAGTGCAGTCCACAAGGATGTCTCCGGTGGTGATTGCGAGCCCGTCTATTATTTCTTGTAAAAGAACTGAAATGTGGCCTGGCTGATTGCTTGCTTGGTCTAGTTTTTCTTCACTCATGCTAGATGACGCCAATCTCACCGAGCTTTTCAGCCAGCTCATCGGCCTGCTTCATCACGCGACCCTTGTATGCCTGCCATGCGGAGTCATTCCAGATTTCCACGCGGCTGTGCATGCCTGCAAAAACTACTTTCCCGTCTAGACCAGCAAAAACTTTGAGATGATCCGGCACCAAGATGCGGCCGACTGTGTCCACATCAAGCTCCGTCGCACTCGCCAACATAAACCGATTGAACCCTCGTGTATTCGCTTGACCCATCGAGAGAGCTCCGAGCTTTTCAGCTACTTTGCTCCATTCTTTTAGCGGATACAGGAAGAGACAATTGTCCAACCCGTGGGTCACCACCACTTTTTTTCCAAGCTCTTTGCGAAATTTCGAAGGTAGCGAAATGCGCTTTTTTTCGTCGATATTGTGTGTGTGTTCGCCGATGAGCATATAAATAAAAATGATGATTTCCCACTTCTTCCCACTTAGCTACATTCTATACCACTAGATACCATTGCACAACAAAGTTATCCACATCAAAAACGCCTCCCGATGGCCGGGAGGCGTTGTTTTTTTATTTAGCTTTTTAGGCTTTTTACCGAATGCCACTCTACTACTGCAGGTCTTTCGGCAAGGAAGTCTTGTCGATATAACTGGCCCTGTGGCCACGAATCAAAAGCTGAGGAACTGGAGGCAGAAAATTTCCAGCTTTGATAGCGGCACGGGTGTACTCGTTTTCAAATCCCCAGTACTCAACGCACGAATGGATTGGGATAAATTTTCCCTTTCGTCCATCAGGGACAAATCTGACAGTGTGAGCCAGGACAAAGACGATGCGACTGGCAAGGTCAATCCTGGTGACCGAAAGCTGGTCATCCACATCCATCAGAGGGTGCGGATCAGCTTGGACAATGGGACAGACTTTTTGGCCATTAAACGCATAGAGACTTCCAAACATCTCCCCGCTATGGCCGACCTGCCGGATAAAGCCTTTTGCACTTTGCAAATCAAACCTGGCGATCAAGCCAATGAAACCGGTCCGGATGGTCAGGTTTCTCTCAGAGAGGCTTTTGCTTCTGGACAGAATTTTTTGTTCTTTCATGTGTCTTTTTTCTGCAATGGATACTACTCCATTTTGGAAAAAAGTCCACGATCCAGCGCTATTCCTCGTCAATATCAGCGGCCCCACCACCCTGGCGGGGTTTCATCAAAGGAAAAATCTGAGCCTCACGAATAGAGGTGTTGGCTAGAAAGGCAAAAACGCGTTCGCTCATACCAAAGCCACAAGTAGGCGGCATACCGTACTCAAGGGCTTCGACAAACTCATGGGCAAACATTTGGGCTTCATCATCCCCTGCTTCGCGCAGTTTTGATTGAGCTTCAAAACGCTCCGCCTGATCGATTGGATCATTGAGCTCGCTATAGCCATTGCCTAGCTCGCTGCCAGCAATGAGAGGTTGAAAACGCTCCACCACTGTGGGGTCAGTCTCTGAAGTTTTAGCCAGGGGCGAAATTTCTTTAGGCACACCCACAAGAAAACCTGGGCCTGGAATATTTTTGCGGCAATATTTCCAAAGTGAGTCAATGGCACGGGATTTATTCCAGCCTTTTTTATCATAGGTTACTTTTAGCTCATGTAATTTTTTTTCAATCGCAGCAAGATCGATAATTTTGATATCAATACCCGTCATCTTTTTTATTGTCTCGGTGTAGTCATAACGTTCCCATTTTTGACCCAAATCTATTTGATGCTCTCCGATTGTAAAGATAAGGGTACCGAAAGTCTCCTGAGCCACGTATTTGTAGAGACGCTCTGTGAGCTCCATCCCCTTTTCAGCATCAGCGTAGGCCCAATACCACTCAAGCTGAGTATAGTCTTGAGCATGCTCGGCGGACATGCCTTCATTGCGAAAAATACGCCCAATTTCGAAAACTTTTGGATAGCCAGCCACCATCAACTGTTTCTGCCAAAGTTCTCCGCAGGAAATTCTCAAAAAAACATCAATGTCCAAAGCATTGTGGTGGGTGGCAAAAGGCCTTGCGTCAGCTCCTCCTGTGGTCGTCTCAAGCACTGGCGTTTCTACTTCCAAGAATCCTTCTTTCTGTAAAAAAGTCCGGACCGCGTTCCAAAAAAGGGATTTCTTGACGAAAAGCTCGCGGACATCTTCGTTGAAAAGAATATCTAGATAACGTCTTCGGAGCCGGGCGTCTGGGTCCTGAATACCGTGCCATTTTTCGGGTAAATCTCGCAGACTTTTGGAAAGCATTTTCCAGGACGTGACCTCGAGGGTTTTTTCTCCTCGCTTGGTAGTAAAAAGAGTCCCCGTCAGCTCGACAAAATCTCCGATGTCTACTACTTCATTAAAAAAATCAAAATCATTTTTGACTACATCGTCTTTTTTCAAAAGTCCTTGAAATTTTGCGGTCCCATCATAGATGTGCAAAAAAATCAGGGCCCCTTGAGGACGGAGAGACATCACCCGACCGGCCAAAGTGACTGATTTTTTTTCAGCTGAGAATTTTTCAAAAATATCGACGCCAGAAATATCGGCAAGAGAAAACTGTCTGTCGGTTTTAGCTGGGTATGGATTGACTCCTCTGGCTTTTATTTTTTCCAGTTTTTCCAAGCGGACCTGACGCACTTCTTTGTTTGAAGACATAATGTCCTATATATTACACTAAAAAATAGCCCCAAGAAAGGGCTATTTTACTTTAACGGATATTTGGGAGTTGAGACTACTCAATAGACACGACTGTGTATTTGACCTCCCCTGTTGGAGTTTTGACGACAAAATCCTCGCCTTTCTTTTTATTGATCATGGCGAGACCGATGGGAGAACGGAAAGAAACTTTTCCGGTAGTCATGTCTGCTTCCTCTGAGCCGACAAGCTTGAAAATCTTTTCTGTCTTGTCTCCAGCTTTTTTGACATGCACGGTAGCCCCCACTTCTACAGCGGTGCTATGGTGAGGAGCAACAATTTCTGCAGA from Candidatus Paceibacterota bacterium includes these protein-coding regions:
- the mraZ gene encoding division/cell wall cluster transcriptional repressor MraZ → MLIGEHTHNIDEKKRISLPSKFRKELGKKVVVTHGLDNCLFLYPLKEWSKVAEKLGALSMGQANTRGFNRFMLASATELDVDTVGRILVPDHLKVFAGLDGKVVFAGMHSRVEIWNDSAWQAYKGRVMKQADELAEKLGEIGVI
- the rsmH gene encoding 16S rRNA (cytosine(1402)-N(4))-methyltransferase RsmH → MSWLKSSVRLASSSMSEEKLDQASNQPGHISVLLQEIIDGLAITTGDILVDCTLGGAGHSEALLADAAKREQSSLVLVGLDADPLAIERSEEKLRKFEKKFNGKKSDLKIFLKQSNFRHLAEVLDQLEIKHVNKILMDLGLSSFQLDQSGRGFSFRYNEPLDMTFDKGTLAHFNARDIVNDWDEENIADVIYAYGEERFARRIARKIVEARQLKSIETTDELVEIIKQSVPTWYAKGKGHPATKTFQALRIAVNDELRALTQALEAIISRLAPDGRLAIISFHSLEDRIVKQAFRKWKAEEKGILVNKKPIVPSRAEILSNPRARSAKLRIFEKKE
- a CDS encoding penicillin-binding protein 2, coding for MKNAAFRIRIISVFILLAAFVLVAKLYDLQIVNGSAYADRANRQYVRPSQGVFDRGSIFFTDKDGHQISAATLKAGFILAINPKQLSTSAMYGATSSVGTVGLFQTLSKTFGTSTSLDEANFLNHAAKTNDTYEEVAKHIDTDHGQAIQDLKIPGVNLYQDKWRYYPGNSLAAQTLGLVGFQGTSTSMSGRYGLERYYDSTLSRNDDNLYVNFFAEIFSDIHKAVSPNQSLEGDIVTTIEPTTEAYLESLLVKVNKQYSSQSTGGIIMNPKTGEIYAMGLYPTYDPNDLSGQADPAIFSNDLVENVHEMGSIIKPLTMAAGIDVGAVSASTTYNDTGSITVNNKVISNFDKKARGITTLQQAMGQSLNVGFAFVAKKIGNKTLSDYFYKFGLGQKTGIDLPNEAANLVKTSLDSPRDIEHVTASFGQGIAMTPITTVRALSALANGGYLVTPHIVDKINYKLGYSKNINPASGPQVIKPQTAEDVTRMLVTDVDTILKNGQGKNPHYSVAAKTGTAQVPAPGGGYYPDRYLHSFFGYLPAYDPKFIIFLYTVYPKGVQYSSETLTDPFLDMTKFLINYYQLPPDR
- the lysS gene encoding lysine--tRNA ligase; this translates as MSSNKEVRQVRLEKLEKIKARGVNPYPAKTDRQFSLADISGVDIFEKFSAEKKSVTLAGRVMSLRPQGALIFLHIYDGTAKFQGLLKKDDVVKNDFDFFNEVVDIGDFVELTGTLFTTKRGEKTLEVTSWKMLSKSLRDLPEKWHGIQDPDARLRRRYLDILFNEDVRELFVKKSLFWNAVRTFLQKEGFLEVETPVLETTTGGADARPFATHHNALDIDVFLRISCGELWQKQLMVAGYPKVFEIGRIFRNEGMSAEHAQDYTQLEWYWAYADAEKGMELTERLYKYVAQETFGTLIFTIGEHQIDLGQKWERYDYTETIKKMTGIDIKIIDLAAIEKKLHELKVTYDKKGWNKSRAIDSLWKYCRKNIPGPGFLVGVPKEISPLAKTSETDPTVVERFQPLIAGSELGNGYSELNDPIDQAERFEAQSKLREAGDDEAQMFAHEFVEALEYGMPPTCGFGMSERVFAFLANTSIREAQIFPLMKPRQGGGAADIDEE
- a CDS encoding DoxX family protein produces the protein MTNQTKKQKVIYYILLVLVSAIFLVSAYAKLTGNASAEAAFTVAHLPIWFMYFIGVAELCGAVGLWIRSLQIYAASGLFIILAGAVVVTAIYVSVPEALFPLGTAIALGIILKCRG
- the greA gene encoding transcription elongation factor GreA is translated as MDKKEYLTKEKYEELKQELDVLKKVKRKEVADTLEFAKSLGDLSENAEYHEAREEQAAVEDRISTLESVLSSAEIVAPHHSTAVEVGATVHVKKAGDKTEKIFKLVGSEEADMTTGKVSFRSPIGLAMINKKKGEDFVVKTPTGEVKYTVVSIE